AGGAGGAAGTAAAATGGCATTCGGTACATATAAAGAAGTAGTATCTGCAAGAGCTACTGACAAAGCAATCCAAAAAGTCGCACAAGATGGTGGAATCGTAAGCGCATTATTATGCTACGCTTTAGAAGAAAACATCATTGAAGGAGCTATTGTTGCTGGAGATACTGAAGACGCATGGAAACCTGAACCAACTATTGCAATGACTCCAGAAGAAATCATTGCAGCAGCAGGTACCAAATACACCTTCTCTCCAAACGCAATCAGACTCAAAGAAGCTGTAAGACAATACGGTCTTGAAAAAATCGGAACTGTAGGAACTCCTTGTCAAATTATGGGACTCAGAAAAATGCAATCCTACCCATTTGCTACCAGATTTGTAGCAGATAAACTCGCATTAATCATCGGTATTTTCTGTATGGAAAACTTCCCAAGAGATTCCTTAAAAACCTTCGTAGAAGGTAAAATGAACTCTTCCTTAGACAATGTTAACAAAATGGACATTGGTAAAGGAAAATTCTGGATTACCGATCCTGAAAAAGAATCTGGACTTGCATTAAAAGAAACCCACGGATACGAACAAGCTGGATGTAACATCTGTCTCGACTATGTTGCAGAATTAGCTGATGTATCTACTGGATCTGTAGGTTCCCCAGATGGCTGGTCCACTGTATTTACCAGAACTGACAACGGAGCAGACATCTTTACCGCAGCTGTTGAAGCTGGAGTAATCGAAACCAAACCAATGGATGATGTAAAACCTGGTTTAGGAT
The DNA window shown above is from uncultured Methanobrevibacter sp. and carries:
- the frhB gene encoding coenzyme F420 hydrogenase subunit beta codes for the protein MAFGTYKEVVSARATDKAIQKVAQDGGIVSALLCYALEENIIEGAIVAGDTEDAWKPEPTIAMTPEEIIAAAGTKYTFSPNAIRLKEAVRQYGLEKIGTVGTPCQIMGLRKMQSYPFATRFVADKLALIIGIFCMENFPRDSLKTFVEGKMNSSLDNVNKMDIGKGKFWITDPEKESGLALKETHGYEQAGCNICLDYVAELADVSTGSVGSPDGWSTVFTRTDNGADIFTAAVEAGVIETKPMDDVKPGLGLLEKLANGKKDKGRKEIERRVNMGLPSPF